In Sulfuracidifex metallicus DSM 6482 = JCM 9184, a single window of DNA contains:
- a CDS encoding dihydropteroate synthase-like protein, which produces MKVLLVTGKLAYPILVEALKDVKGVDVDISVMDVPVAALMDVRYIAERLKGVRGYDVIVLPGLVFGDGGIIEKRTGIPTVKGTEEAWDIRLVLDALKHGVRLSPREPADKFLDKGEAKAILSEIEEKSVYAFKEQNVKIPLRPPPFKIFLEMGDKQSQEDLLRVKDFVDVIVIGFPVGHDDKDEVRRKVREALKLGKPIGIDSDSPSELIEGVRSGASFVFNLNEMNLEKLANIKNNATFVVAPFEVENRGEVTISIVNKARELGFSKLIADPVLSPPLKGFVDSLSQYTKVTSQLKDVPIMMGILNFTELIDADSVGVNASMVAIAGEIGASCLLTMDKGKTRWSSWEAREASRMISVAMRRSKLPKDVGFDLFVLKDKRRLPRESKKGYEVSRNEPIMDSGFARIYLTNDDIAIEWRGKGGEITLHGKEALSLGRQLLRELEKRNVKVSQEHAIYIGYELAKAEVALSIDKNYIQDKPILRRIPSEENRDT; this is translated from the coding sequence GTGAAAGTCCTCCTAGTAACGGGAAAACTAGCCTACCCTATACTTGTTGAGGCCTTAAAGGACGTGAAGGGAGTCGACGTTGACATATCCGTGATGGACGTACCAGTTGCAGCCCTAATGGACGTTCGTTACATAGCAGAAAGACTTAAGGGCGTAAGAGGATACGACGTGATAGTTCTTCCGGGGTTAGTTTTTGGAGATGGAGGAATTATAGAGAAAAGAACTGGGATCCCTACTGTTAAGGGTACGGAAGAGGCATGGGACATTAGATTAGTTTTGGACGCACTTAAACATGGAGTCAGGCTCTCTCCAAGGGAGCCAGCTGACAAGTTCCTAGATAAGGGTGAAGCTAAAGCCATACTTTCAGAGATAGAGGAGAAATCAGTTTATGCATTCAAAGAGCAAAACGTTAAGATACCTTTACGTCCCCCTCCATTTAAAATATTCTTAGAAATGGGAGATAAACAGTCACAAGAGGACTTATTGAGAGTAAAGGACTTCGTCGATGTCATAGTGATAGGTTTTCCAGTAGGACATGACGATAAGGATGAAGTTAGAAGAAAAGTCAGAGAGGCTCTTAAATTGGGAAAACCCATTGGAATAGATAGCGATTCACCTTCGGAGCTAATTGAAGGAGTTAGATCGGGTGCTTCCTTTGTTTTCAACCTTAATGAAATGAATTTGGAAAAACTAGCTAATATTAAGAATAATGCTACTTTTGTAGTTGCACCTTTTGAAGTTGAAAATAGAGGAGAAGTCACGATATCGATTGTTAATAAGGCAAGAGAACTTGGCTTTTCGAAGTTAATTGCGGATCCAGTTCTATCACCTCCACTTAAAGGGTTCGTAGACAGCCTATCGCAATACACAAAGGTCACAAGCCAGCTAAAAGACGTTCCAATCATGATGGGAATACTCAACTTCACTGAACTGATAGATGCCGACAGTGTAGGTGTAAATGCGTCAATGGTAGCGATAGCAGGAGAGATAGGTGCATCTTGCTTATTAACAATGGATAAGGGAAAAACTCGCTGGAGCTCATGGGAAGCTAGGGAGGCCTCAAGGATGATCTCCGTAGCAATGAGACGATCAAAGCTTCCTAAAGACGTTGGATTTGACCTCTTTGTACTGAAGGACAAAAGGAGACTGCCGAGAGAGTCCAAAAAGGGATACGAAGTTTCCAGAAATGAGCCAATCATGGACAGTGGATTCGCTAGAATTTACCTTACGAACGACGATATAGCTATTGAGTGGAGAGGAAAGGGTGGAGAAATAACACTTCACGGCAAAGAGGCTCTAAGCTTAGGAAGACAACTGCTCAGGGAACTGGAGAAGAGAAACGTTAAAGTTTCTCAGGAACACGCAATATACATAGGATATGAGCTGGCTAAGGCTGAAGTAGCACTTTCAATTGATAAAAATTATATTCAAGACAAACCAATATTAAGGAGGATTCCTAGTGAAGAGAATCGCGATACCTAA
- the trxB gene encoding thioredoxin-disulfide reductase — MSLLPKLSNVKPGEKFDVIIVGLGPAAYSAALYSARYIMKTLVIGEIPGGQLTEAADVDDYLGLINLPAQKMIETFNQHISRYNVPVLMETVESIKKEGDEFIVKTKRKGEYKASSVIVAVGVKRRKLNVPGEEKFTGKGVSYCSVCDAPLFKNRPVVVVGGGDSALEGAELLSRYATKVYLVHRRDQFRGQPFYVEIIKHKPNVEIILNSTVTEIKGEKLVNKAVVQNLKTGETRELDVNGVFVEIGFEPPVDFARNNGIETDERGYIKVDEWMRTNVEGIFAAGDCTGLWMGFRQVITATAQGAVASHAVYSYLNEKKGKK; from the coding sequence ATGAGCCTATTACCTAAACTCTCAAATGTAAAACCAGGGGAAAAATTCGATGTAATAATCGTTGGACTTGGTCCAGCAGCTTACAGTGCTGCACTTTATTCTGCAAGGTATATTATGAAAACTCTCGTAATCGGAGAGATTCCAGGTGGGCAGCTAACGGAAGCTGCAGACGTTGATGATTATCTAGGCTTGATAAACCTTCCAGCCCAAAAGATGATCGAGACGTTTAATCAACATATTTCGAGATACAACGTTCCAGTGCTAATGGAAACGGTGGAGAGCATAAAGAAGGAAGGGGACGAATTCATAGTCAAAACCAAGAGAAAGGGCGAGTATAAGGCGTCATCTGTTATAGTAGCCGTAGGAGTAAAAAGAAGGAAACTCAACGTTCCAGGAGAGGAAAAGTTCACTGGAAAGGGGGTATCTTACTGCTCTGTTTGTGACGCTCCTCTATTTAAGAACAGACCTGTCGTCGTTGTTGGAGGAGGTGATTCAGCATTGGAGGGAGCAGAGCTACTTTCAAGATATGCGACCAAGGTATACTTAGTACACAGGAGGGACCAATTTAGAGGGCAGCCGTTTTACGTTGAGATAATAAAACACAAACCTAATGTTGAAATAATACTAAATTCTACAGTAACTGAAATAAAAGGAGAGAAATTAGTGAATAAGGCCGTGGTCCAGAACTTAAAGACTGGTGAAACGAGGGAACTTGACGTTAACGGAGTATTCGTTGAGATAGGATTCGAACCTCCAGTGGATTTCGCCAGAAACAATGGAATAGAAACTGATGAGAGAGGTTATATAAAAGTTGATGAATGGATGAGAACTAACGTTGAGGGGATTTTCGCAGCTGGAGATTGTACGGGCTTATGGATGGGCTTCAGGCAAGTCATAACTGCAACCGCTCAAGGTGCAGTAGCATCACATGCTGTGTATTCATACTTGAACGAAAAGAAGGGGAAGAAATGA
- a CDS encoding inositol monophosphatase family protein, with protein MSLRETLLDLSRNLFSYVNQVRADPNSSKIVGYHSGDTSRIADREIETFIIDYFNKKTDLKIKFVTEESGVIDRSNSDYIAVIDPLDGSSNFVMGIPWYSVSIALYERESKSMRNSVAGIIMNLTTGKAYSYDKKRAYMDGSPALDTPRVVLAYYDVDQVAQAKEIMEKVEKPFKVRTLGSASLDMSLVCEGRASLYFDIRSKLRNVDIAASTNFCIKMGFSVISQEGKPLDSSIENVERIKDWVITSKSLES; from the coding sequence ATGAGTCTTCGGGAAACTCTTCTAGATCTATCAAGAAATCTCTTTTCTTATGTTAACCAAGTAAGAGCAGATCCCAATTCTTCTAAAATTGTAGGGTATCATTCCGGAGATACAAGCAGAATTGCAGATAGAGAGATTGAAACTTTCATAATTGATTACTTTAATAAGAAGACCGATCTCAAGATAAAGTTCGTTACTGAGGAGTCAGGTGTAATAGATAGGTCAAATTCTGATTATATAGCTGTAATTGATCCTTTAGACGGAAGCAGCAATTTCGTTATGGGGATTCCTTGGTACTCTGTTTCTATAGCGTTATATGAAAGAGAATCTAAGTCGATGAGGAACTCAGTTGCTGGCATTATCATGAATTTAACTACAGGAAAGGCATATTCCTATGATAAAAAGCGTGCATATATGGACGGTTCTCCAGCTTTAGATACACCTAGAGTAGTGTTAGCTTACTATGATGTAGATCAAGTGGCTCAAGCTAAGGAAATAATGGAAAAGGTGGAGAAACCGTTCAAGGTAAGAACGTTGGGAAGTGCTTCCTTGGATATGTCGTTAGTTTGTGAAGGTAGGGCTTCCTTATATTTCGATATAAGATCAAAGCTAAGAAATGTAGATATAGCAGCATCTACTAACTTCTGCATTAAGATGGGCTTCTCTGTTATCAGTCAAGAAGGGAAGCCATTAGATAGTTCCATAGAAAACGTAGAAAGGATTAAAGATTGGGTAATCACAAGCAAATCTTTAGAAAGCTAA
- a CDS encoding AAA family ATPase has translation MSLSDSFTSILLVVAFTIIVVIAVKLFGKSTTNFANSERAMQLQSKNQKKIGIENKITWDDIGGYEGLKKEIKEYIELPLKYEGIAKKYGLKAPKGILLFGPPGCGKTLMMRALANDAKINFIYVNISDIMSKWYGESEARLKELFANARKNAPCILFFDEIDTIGVKRENHTGDSVTPRLLSLMLSEIDGMQSDDGMIIVGSTNVPQMLDKALLRAGRFDKLLFVSPPDITARKEILNIHCKGKPLAPDVDLNKIAEMTERYSGADLANICQEVARKVAAEVIESGKERQIQMKDFMDVIKTYKPSITLQMLEDYEKFKLDFERRSTREIEIEDKGESTLEDIGGYEQVKAELKELLELQFFHYKLLEELKVPPIRGILLYGPPGVGKTMMSRALANSLKVKLIPLSGAEIMYKGYEGAIAAIKEVFNRARENKPSIILLDELDSIASKRNKNVSESSRIVNQILTEMDGIRSLKQVVVIGTTNRMSVIDSALLRPGRFDKIIEMPLPNEEERLDILNKYLGKDVCERVNCAQIAKMTEGYTGADLTAIAREAKMAVLKEIIRGNKERKLTFDDMMWALGKIKPSYKEEKRRSATKKLQM, from the coding sequence ATGAGTTTATCAGACTCTTTCACGAGTATTTTATTAGTCGTCGCGTTTACTATTATAGTGGTAATAGCTGTGAAATTATTCGGTAAATCAACGACAAACTTTGCCAACAGTGAAAGGGCTATGCAATTACAATCGAAGAATCAAAAGAAAATAGGGATAGAAAACAAAATCACATGGGACGATATAGGAGGATACGAGGGGCTAAAGAAGGAAATAAAGGAATACATAGAGCTTCCCCTAAAGTATGAGGGAATAGCCAAGAAGTACGGGCTAAAAGCTCCCAAGGGAATATTGCTCTTCGGACCTCCTGGATGCGGAAAGACTTTAATGATGAGAGCTCTAGCTAACGACGCTAAGATTAACTTCATTTACGTTAACATTAGCGATATAATGAGCAAATGGTACGGCGAAAGCGAAGCCAGATTGAAGGAGCTGTTCGCAAACGCGAGGAAAAATGCTCCTTGTATACTCTTCTTCGATGAAATAGATACTATAGGTGTAAAGAGAGAGAATCATACTGGGGACTCGGTAACTCCCAGACTGTTATCTCTCATGTTATCCGAAATCGATGGAATGCAGTCCGACGATGGAATGATTATCGTCGGTTCCACAAACGTACCTCAGATGTTAGATAAAGCCCTCCTTAGGGCTGGTAGGTTCGATAAGCTACTTTTCGTGAGTCCTCCAGACATAACTGCAAGAAAGGAAATTCTCAATATTCATTGTAAAGGTAAACCTCTAGCTCCAGACGTGGATTTGAATAAGATAGCCGAGATGACCGAAAGATACAGTGGAGCAGATTTAGCTAACATTTGCCAAGAGGTCGCGAGAAAGGTAGCAGCTGAAGTAATAGAAAGTGGAAAAGAGAGACAAATTCAAATGAAAGACTTCATGGACGTCATAAAAACGTATAAGCCAAGCATAACTCTGCAGATGCTGGAGGACTACGAAAAGTTCAAGCTTGACTTTGAGAGGAGGTCAACTAGGGAGATAGAGATAGAGGATAAGGGTGAATCTACTTTAGAGGATATAGGAGGTTATGAGCAAGTAAAAGCTGAGCTTAAGGAACTTTTGGAATTACAGTTCTTCCATTATAAACTTCTAGAAGAATTGAAGGTACCGCCTATAAGAGGAATATTGCTTTACGGACCTCCAGGAGTTGGAAAGACAATGATGTCTCGTGCTCTGGCAAACAGCCTAAAGGTTAAGCTAATTCCCTTAAGCGGCGCAGAGATAATGTACAAGGGTTACGAAGGAGCTATAGCTGCAATAAAGGAAGTTTTCAATAGAGCTAGAGAGAACAAGCCGTCGATAATTCTCTTAGACGAGTTGGACTCAATAGCGTCAAAAAGGAACAAGAACGTGTCAGAGTCTTCCAGAATAGTTAACCAGATTTTAACGGAAATGGACGGAATAAGAAGTCTAAAGCAAGTGGTTGTAATAGGAACTACAAATAGAATGAGCGTAATAGATTCTGCATTACTAAGGCCAGGTAGATTTGATAAGATAATAGAGATGCCTCTGCCAAATGAAGAGGAGAGGTTGGACATTCTGAACAAATATCTAGGCAAGGACGTTTGTGAAAGGGTAAATTGTGCACAGATAGCTAAGATGACCGAAGGTTACACGGGAGCAGATTTAACAGCAATAGCCAGAGAAGCTAAGATGGCTGTGCTTAAGGAAATAATTAGGGGAAACAAGGAGAGAAAATTAACTTTCGACGATATGATGTGGGCTCTAGGAAAGATAAAGCCATCCTATAAGGAAGAAAAGAGGAGAAGCGCAACGAAGAAATTACAGATGTAA
- a CDS encoding NAD(P)/FAD-dependent oxidoreductase, with protein sequence MRYDALIIGGGHNGLVASFYLARRGLKVAVLERREIVGGASVTEELWPGIRISTGAYVLSLLRPRIINEMNLPENGLHVYNKDPGLFLPLGRKNLFIWNDIKRTQKEIEKFSKKDSLAYSKWIKFWDTFYDLADFFMLTPPVTISDVGDLLYRFKGSIDEENLSRIGRTFLQDARSFLDEFFESDEVKSALIEDSVVGTFASPSTPGTAYVLAHHVIGEVNGIKGMWGYVKGGMGGVTSAMARACEKMGVDIMTSTEVEEILVKNGEVAGVKTKDGRIIESKIVLSNADPKTTFLKLVNDVDEEIRKRVSALKSKGVSFKVVGYTEELPDFGNGKSLGPEHVASELIMPNVDYIERAYDDARVLGYSREPWLSINFQTSVDPTVALPGKHVFSIFGQYLPFNDRLDDMKEKIAEITLEKVREYAPNFKPVKYEVITPLDIKRRFGIWEGNIFHIDMTPDQLYIFRPALGMSRYKTPIKGLYLCGSGTHPGGGVTGAPGYNAAHAVLNDLNV encoded by the coding sequence ATGAGGTATGATGCCTTGATAATAGGAGGAGGACATAACGGGCTAGTTGCCTCCTTCTATTTAGCTAGGCGTGGACTCAAGGTAGCAGTTCTTGAAAGAAGGGAAATTGTAGGTGGTGCTTCCGTAACGGAAGAGTTATGGCCAGGCATAAGGATATCTACTGGTGCTTACGTACTAAGTTTGCTTAGACCTAGGATTATAAATGAGATGAATTTGCCTGAAAATGGGCTACACGTTTATAATAAGGATCCAGGACTTTTTCTTCCACTTGGAAGGAAAAATCTCTTCATATGGAACGATATTAAAAGGACGCAGAAGGAAATAGAAAAGTTCTCTAAGAAGGATTCATTAGCTTATTCCAAATGGATTAAGTTCTGGGATACTTTCTATGATCTTGCAGATTTCTTCATGCTTACTCCTCCCGTGACCATATCCGACGTAGGAGATTTGTTGTATAGGTTTAAAGGATCAATAGACGAAGAAAACCTAAGCAGGATTGGTAGAACGTTCCTTCAGGATGCTAGATCGTTCTTGGACGAATTCTTCGAAAGTGACGAGGTAAAATCTGCACTAATTGAGGATTCTGTGGTTGGCACATTCGCTTCTCCTTCAACTCCTGGTACAGCGTATGTATTAGCTCATCATGTAATAGGAGAGGTAAACGGAATTAAGGGAATGTGGGGGTACGTAAAGGGTGGAATGGGAGGAGTAACTTCAGCCATGGCTAGGGCATGCGAAAAGATGGGAGTTGATATTATGACATCTACCGAAGTGGAGGAAATACTAGTTAAGAACGGAGAGGTAGCTGGGGTTAAAACTAAGGATGGAAGGATTATAGAAAGTAAAATAGTTTTATCGAATGCTGATCCCAAAACAACATTCTTGAAACTCGTCAATGATGTTGACGAAGAAATCAGAAAAAGGGTTTCCGCGTTGAAGAGCAAAGGAGTATCGTTTAAAGTAGTAGGATACACAGAAGAACTCCCTGACTTCGGTAACGGGAAATCCCTTGGACCTGAACACGTTGCCTCGGAGTTGATCATGCCTAACGTAGATTACATAGAGAGAGCTTACGATGATGCAAGAGTTCTGGGATATTCAAGGGAGCCTTGGTTATCAATAAACTTTCAGACTTCCGTGGACCCAACCGTAGCTCTTCCTGGAAAACATGTGTTCTCCATTTTTGGACAGTATTTGCCCTTTAACGATAGATTAGATGACATGAAAGAAAAGATAGCAGAAATAACTTTGGAAAAAGTCAGAGAATATGCACCAAATTTCAAGCCAGTTAAATACGAGGTAATTACACCATTGGATATAAAAAGGAGATTTGGAATCTGGGAGGGAAATATATTTCACATAGATATGACGCCTGATCAATTATACATATTTAGACCTGCATTGGGTATGAGCAGATACAAAACTCCAATAAAGGGTCTCTATCTGTGCGGGTCTGGAACCCATCCGGGAGGTGGAGTGACCGGAGCTCCAGGATATAACGCTGCACATGCTGTACTGAATGATCTAAATGTTTGA
- a CDS encoding alkaline phosphatase family protein: MDLLYPDYSKDNIYTLACGISSFLGVERNCISKMEVHGKRVALVLLDGLGWSTLSKVGIPKEARKITTVFPSTTSTVITTLFTAMTPGEHGVLGYNTFVKRMGGIINTLRFTHPSVNQRDSFKDSISFDKVFPNVKGYLKEVDRNSKKTLEIVPKGLDGNEFSKATHENTTETKTFSNLWDALYIFSDALQRDYEFVYLYIPDVDTMSHKYGPYVEPTLSTAKAVFEGIYNVAKIYKDRFSTFITADHGHVTVSDSVIIMDDKNLMEMLDIPPYGDSRALFMRTRYELLPYFAEKYSSIKVFSKQEVTDRGLLGKVNDLSLVPDYIGIPTDYKSYIFDYKENGDYAKLKGHHGGLLPEEFEIPLVVLGE, encoded by the coding sequence ATGGATTTACTATATCCAGATTACTCGAAGGATAATATTTATACGCTAGCATGCGGCATATCGTCGTTTTTAGGCGTTGAAAGAAACTGCATCAGCAAAATGGAAGTTCACGGTAAGAGGGTAGCTTTGGTTCTGTTAGACGGTCTAGGATGGAGTACGTTATCCAAGGTAGGAATTCCAAAAGAGGCTAGGAAAATAACCACAGTATTCCCTTCTACTACATCCACAGTTATTACAACCTTATTTACAGCAATGACTCCTGGAGAGCATGGAGTTTTAGGTTACAATACGTTCGTGAAGAGGATGGGTGGCATAATAAACACCTTAAGGTTCACGCATCCTTCTGTGAATCAGAGGGACTCTTTCAAAGACTCCATATCATTCGACAAGGTTTTTCCTAATGTAAAGGGCTATTTAAAGGAAGTTGACAGGAACTCAAAGAAGACTCTCGAAATAGTTCCAAAAGGTCTAGATGGTAATGAGTTCTCTAAGGCTACACATGAGAATACAACCGAGACTAAAACATTCTCCAACCTCTGGGACGCCCTCTATATTTTTTCAGATGCATTACAACGGGATTACGAATTCGTTTATTTGTACATTCCAGATGTAGACACGATGTCTCATAAGTACGGTCCCTACGTTGAACCCACCCTAAGCACTGCTAAGGCAGTATTTGAGGGCATATATAACGTTGCAAAGATATACAAAGACAGATTCTCTACTTTCATTACCGCGGATCATGGTCACGTTACAGTTTCAGATTCAGTAATTATAATGGACGATAAGAACTTAATGGAGATGCTTGACATCCCTCCATACGGCGATTCTAGGGCCCTTTTCATGAGAACAAGGTACGAGCTTTTGCCATATTTTGCTGAAAAATATAGCTCAATTAAGGTCTTTTCTAAGCAAGAGGTAACGGATAGAGGTCTTCTAGGAAAGGTGAACGACCTCTCCCTTGTTCCTGATTACATAGGCATCCCTACAGATTACAAGTCCTACATTTTCGATTACAAGGAAAATGGCGACTACGCCAAACTTAAGGGTCATCATGGAGGACTTTTACCTGAAGAATTCGAAATTCCTTTGGTGGTATTAGGTGAGTGA
- a CDS encoding phosphoribosyltransferase family protein — protein sequence MSDFYIPTWDEIEKAMLHVAEQAVDSGFVPEVIVAIPTGGVVPSKLLKDILNIERIRYIEIKLYKNVGKKDVKPVVKSVCVDDIEGKDVLVVDDVADSGETLEAVSNVLSMFNPKSVKYATVYIKPWARKYPDFYYKMIDKWIVFPWDKWDVVREIPEVNVDNKEKYLEIERKLRETHYSRK from the coding sequence GTGAGTGACTTCTATATACCCACTTGGGACGAGATCGAAAAAGCAATGCTTCACGTGGCAGAACAAGCAGTAGATTCTGGTTTCGTTCCAGAGGTTATAGTTGCAATACCAACTGGTGGGGTAGTCCCCTCAAAGCTTTTGAAGGATATTCTTAACATAGAAAGAATCAGGTATATTGAGATAAAGCTTTACAAGAACGTGGGAAAGAAGGATGTTAAACCGGTGGTAAAGTCTGTTTGTGTGGACGATATAGAAGGGAAGGATGTGTTAGTCGTGGACGATGTAGCTGACAGCGGAGAGACTTTAGAGGCAGTGTCTAACGTCCTTTCTATGTTTAACCCTAAGTCGGTGAAATATGCCACCGTATACATAAAGCCTTGGGCTAGGAAGTATCCAGATTTCTATTATAAGATGATTGATAAATGGATTGTTTTCCCCTGGGATAAGTGGGACGTGGTTAGGGAAATTCCTGAAGTAAATGTGGACAACAAAGAGAAATATCTAGAAATAGAAAGGAAATTAAGGGAGACCCACTACTCTAGAAAATAA